The genomic segment TGCATTTTAGTGCCATATTTCACATAGGGAAGATCTACACCCTTATTACAGTCTTTTGTTGATTTaaactttttgtctttttggtaTTTGGGGTCTTATGAAAGagaataaatttttttatttgaaaaactggCTGTACAACACCTCTTCGTTTCCTTTTTgagtaatataatttatatgaaATGTGTTCATTCTGCACACTTGCCATTTGAATGATGATAAAAAAGACAATCTATAATTGTTGGCTGGAGTATTGGTTTTGTTCAAAGGTGTTTATTGTTATACTTAATGGCCAACCACTTGCAGCAAGTATagactgtcatttttaaaataaatcatcaaGGAACGACTGAAATGTGTACTGTGTTTGAATGGTATATACAAGAATCAGATTTGTTATTTAAACCTTACATAATGTTTCCTCGACGTAATTAGCAGTGTGatatttgatataattttataactttacaataagattatattaaatattacttggcatgaactaaaaatgaaaaatacttctaaagcatgtattaatcttggttaatttcaacatttactaatacgttTTTAAAATCAGAAGTTGTTTCTGTTAATATAATGGACCAAAGctaatattaactaacattgaACAGTTGCACTAGTAACTAACATTAACACTGATTAATAAATACCGTAACAAATGTATTAGTgtaaagtgttttctatttaatctaaaatattcttttttttttgggggggggcatAAAATGTTTCATACAAGTCCTATCAAAACCAAAGTACAGATTTATTTGGACTTAAATGtccaattacagaaaaaaaaaaaaaaaaaaaaaacacttttcttcCTTTTGAAGAAACATATTTGTTGCACACAATAACCCCTTTCCCATGACCAAAGTTCAGCCTTCTTTATAGTTCAAAGATGTTTGTGCAACCTGAGGTCTTTATTGCTGCTTGACTAGGTCTTGGAGCCACTGCCACACTGTATTGGGAGCTGTGAATGTCTTTGACGATGTGTGTATCTATAGCTGAGCTGTCGACGCAAAGTCAAAAGTTTTCTTTGAGCATCTTGCAGTTtaattttcattctttttatCACTCTGCATTTGGTCTGCAACCTTCTCTGTAGCCATCTGTTGGCAtctaaaacattaaacagaCGGGCTTTGGCCATGCATGGATCCGAAAGGGCATAGGTGTGGTCTGCGGCAGCTAAAtcctggttaaaaaaaaaaaaaaaaaagcatttaatgcATAAGTATTGTATATACACAGAAACATAGGAGTAGGTTGTAAGATAAAATATTCACCTTTGTGTTTTGACAGTAATCCTCTACATTGCTGTGAAAGTCTTGAGCATCCTCATGCATCTCTTCAGTTTGAGTATCCTCAGTGAAAGGAGGTGTCCTATCAGGTGCAATGCCATCACATTTATCAGCAGCAGATTTTAAAGCCCTCTTCAGCCTCTTCCTAGAATTATTTTGCTGACGGTAGAAAGATGACATTGAGACAGATGAAAAGCACACTGTGTAttagttgtttttaaaatgacttgATTTACCTTTGCATCCTGATGTGGGGCTGCAAAGAGAGTTGGCACT from the Ctenopharyngodon idella isolate HZGC_01 chromosome 22, HZGC01, whole genome shotgun sequence genome contains:
- the thap3 gene encoding THAP domain-containing protein 3, with product MPKSCSAYNCTNRYNNKNPEITFHRFPFSKPSVLKQWLDNIGRDDFQPRKHMVICSLHFTPDCFSGLGNRKNLLWNAVPTLFAAPHQDAKQNNSRKRLKRALKSAADKCDGIAPDRTPPFTEDTQTEEMHEDAQDFHSNVEDYCQNTKDLAAADHTYALSDPCMAKARLFNVLDANRWLQRRLQTKCRVIKRMKIKLQDAQRKLLTLRRQLSYRYTHRQRHSQLPIQCGSGSKT